In a single window of the Raphanus sativus cultivar WK10039 chromosome 9, ASM80110v3, whole genome shotgun sequence genome:
- the LOC108823429 gene encoding tryptophan synthase alpha chain has product MDLPNNPPTTTVGLSETFARLKSQRKVALIPYITAGDPDLSTTAKALKVLGSCGSDIIELGVPYSDPLADGPAIQAAARRSLLKGTNFNSIISMLKEVIPQLSCPIALFTYYNPILRRGIENYMTIIKDAGVHGLLVPDVPLEETETLRKEAQKHQIELVLLTTPTTPKERMNAIVEASQGFIYLVSSVGVTGTRESVNEHVQSLLQQIKEATSKPVAVGFGISKPEHVKQVAEWGADGVIVGSAMVKILGEAESPEQGLKELEVFTKSLKSALDS; this is encoded by the exons ATGGATCTTCCCAACAACCCTCCCACAACAACAGTGGGTCTATCAGAGACTTTCGCTAGGTTAAAGTCACAACGCAAA GTGGCTCTGATTCCATATATCACAGCTGGTGATCCAGATCTTTCCACAACAGCTAAAGCTCTCAAAGTGCTCGGCTCCTGTGGCTCCGACATTATCGAACTCGGTGTTCCTTACTCTGACCCTTTAGCCGATGGTCCAGCAATCCAG GCTGCTGCGAGACGTTCTTTGCTTAAAGGAACCAACTTTAACTCCATTATCTCCATGCTTAAAGAG GTTATTCCTCAGTTATCTTGTCCTATTGCACTGTTTACGTATTACAACCCTATTCTAAGGCGAGGGATCGAGAACTACATGACGATCATCAAGGATGCTGGAGTTCATG GGCTTCTTGTCCCTGATGTTCCACTCGAAGAGACTGAGACTCTGCGGAAGGAAGCTCAAAAGCATCAGATTGAACTT GTACTACTCACAACACCCACAACCCCGAAAGAACGAATGAATGCCATTGTTGAAGCATCCCAAGGATTCATCTATCTT GTAAGTTCAGTAGGAGTAACTGGTACGAGAGAGTCTGTTAACGAACACGTTCAGTCTCTTCTACAACAGATCAAAGAGGCTACAAGCAAGCCAGTCGCTGTTGGATTTGGCATATCCAAACCTGAGCATGTGAAACAG GTAGCTGAGTGGGGAGCTGATGGAGTCATTGTAGGAAGCGCAATGGTAAAGATATTGGGAGAGGCTGAGTCACCTGAGCAAGGACTTAAGGAGCTTGAAGTCTTCACTAAGTCTTTAAAGTCTGCTCTTGACTCTTGA
- the LOC108828046 gene encoding NADH dehydrogenase [ubiquinone] flavoprotein 2, mitochondrial, which yields MLGRLAAKRLLEIRQVFRQPPSQASRSFSTALNYHLDSPDNKPDLPWEFSEANKSKVKEILSYYPSNYKQSAVIPLLDLAQQQHGGWLPVSAMNAVAKVIEVAPIRVYEVATFYSMFNRAKVGKYHLLVCGTTPCMIRGSRDIESALLDHLGVKRGEVTKDGLFSVGEMECMGCCVNAPMITVADYSNGSEGYTYNYFEDVTPEKVVEIVEKLRKGEKPPHGTQNPKRIKCGPEGGNTTLLGEPKPPQFRDLDAC from the exons ATGTTGGGTAGGCTAGCTGCGAAGCGTCTTCTGGAGATCCGTCAAGTTTTCCGTCAACCACCGTCTCAG GCGTCTCGTAGCTTTTCAACAGCCTTGAACTAC caCCTGGATTCTCCTGATAACAAACCTGATCTTCCTTGGGAGTTTTCAGAGGCCAACAAATCTAAG GTTAAGGAGATACTCTCTTACTATCCATCAAACTACAAGCAGTCTGCAGTGATCCCTCTTCTAGATCTTGCCCAACAACAGCATGGCGGCTGGCTCCCTGTTTCTGCTATGAATGCG GTCGCTAAAGTTATAGAAGTTGCTCCTATCCGTGTTTATGAGGTTGCAACATTCTACTCAATGTTCAACAGGGCAAAG GTCGGAAAGTACCACCTCCTAGTTTGTGGCACAACACCTTGCATGATCCGTGGTTCACGTGATATCGAATCAGCTTTGCTAGACCATTTGGGAGTGAAACGCGGTG AAGTTACAAAGGATGGTTTGTTCTCTGTTGGAGAGATGGAATGCATG GGATGCTGTGTGAATGCGCCCATGATCACTGTGGCAGATTATTCCAACGGATCAGAGGGATATACATACAACTATTTC GAAGACGTTACACCTGAGAAAGTTGTAGAGATCGTTGAAAAGCTGAGAAAAGGAGAAAAGCCACCG CATGGAACTCAAAACCCAAAGAGGATCAAGTGTGGACCGGAAGGAGGAAACACTACATTGCTAGGGGAGCCAAAGCCACCGCAGTTCCGTGATCTTGACGCTTGCTAA
- the LOC108828645 gene encoding MLO-like protein 1, translating into MGGHGEGVSLEFTPTWVVAGVCTIIVAISLAVERLLHHFGTVLKKKKQKPLYEALQKVKEELMLLGFISLLLTVTQGFISKFCVKEDVLMHMLPCSKHEAVSSKQHENATTTEHFQSFLPIVGTTRRLLAEHAAAEAGYCGQKGKVPLLSLEALHHLHIFIFVLAISHVTFCALTVVFGSTRIHQWKKWEDALADENFDTEAALKKKRKVTHVHQHAFIKEHFLGIGKDSFFLGWTQSFFKQFYGSVTKADYVTLRLGFIMTHCKGNPKLNFHKYMMRALEDDFKQVVGISWYLWIFVVIFLLLNVNGWHTYFWIAFIPFILLLAVGTKLEHVISQLAHEVAEKHVAIEGDLVVKPSDEHFWFSKPQAVLFLIHFILFQNAFEIAFFFWIWVTYGFDSCIMGQVRYIVPRLVIGVFIQVLCSYSTLPLYALVSQMGSNFKKAIFEENVQVGLVGWAQKVKNKRELKAAAAASNGNEGSSQAAPDTPGSGSGPAPGASGGAGFAGIQLSRLTRNNAGETQDEITPATHNNNN; encoded by the exons atggGTGGTCACGGAGAAGGAGTGTCGCTTGAATTCACTCCGACGTGGGTCGTCGCCGGAGTTTGTACCATCATCGTCGCCATCTCTCTGGCCGTGGAGCGTCTGCTTCACCATTTCGGTACTGttctcaagaagaagaagcagaaaccCCTTTACGAAGCCCTTCAAAAGGTTAAAGAAg AGCTGATGTTGTTAGGGTTCATATCTTTGTTACTGACCGTAACTCAAGGGTTCATCTCCAAGTTCTGTGTGAAAGAGGATGTGCTAATGCATATGCTTCCATGTTCAAAACATGAAGCTGTGTCGAGTAAACAACACGAAAACGCGACAACAACTGAACACTTTCAGTCCTTTCTCCCTATTGTTGGAACCACTAGGCGCCTACTAGCTGAACACGCTGCTGCTGAAGCTGGTTACTGTGGCCAAAAG GGTAAAGTACCGTTGCTTTCCCTTGAGGCGTTGCACCATCTACACATCTTCATCTTCGTCCTCGCCATTTCTCATGTCACATTCTGTGCTCTCACTGTGGTTTTTGGAAGCACCAGG ATCCACCAATGGAAGAAGTGGGAGGATGCGCTTGCAGACGAGAACTTTGACACAGAAGCAG CtcttaagaagaaaagaaaggtCACTCATGTACACCAACATGCTTTTATCAAAGAGCATTTCCTTGGCATTGGTAAAGATTCATTCTTCCTCGGATGGACG CAATCATTTTTCAAGCAGTTCTATGGATCTGTGACTAAAGCAGATTATGTGACTTTGCGCCTTGGTTTCATTATG ACTCATTGCAAAGGAAACCCAAAGCTTAACTTCCACAAGTACATGATGCGTGCTCTTGAGGATGATTTCAAACAAGTTGTTGGTATTAGTTGGTATCTTTGGATCTTCGTTGTCATCTTCTTGCTGCTTAATGTTAATG GATGGCACACATACTTCTGGATAGCTTTCATTCCCTTCATT ctGCTACTTGCTGTGGGAACAAAGTTGGAGCATGTGATATCACAGTTAGCTCATGAGGTTGCAGAGAAACATGTAGCCATTGAAGGAGATTTAGTGGTGAAGCCATCAGATGAGCATTTCTGGTTCAGCAAACCTCAAGCTGTACTCTTCTTGATTCATTTCATCCTCTTCCAGAATGCTTTCGAGATTGCCTTCTTCTTTTGGATTTGG GTTACATATGGATTCGATTCTTGCATTATGGGACAAGTGAGATACATTGTGCCACGATTGGTTATCGG AGTCTTCATTCAAGTGCTTTGCAGTTACAGTACACTGCCTCTTTACGCCCTTGTCTCACAG ATGGGAAGTAACTTCAAGAAAGCGATATTTGAGGAGAATGTGCAGGTTGGTCTTGTTGGTTGGGCACAGAaagtgaagaacaagagagagctAAAAGCTGCTGCAGCAGCTAGTAATGGGAACGAAGGAAGCTCTCAGGCTGCTCCTGATACtcctggttctggttctggtcctgCTCCTGGAGCTAGTGGTGGTGCAGGGTTTGCAGGCATTCAGCTCAGCAGGTTAACAAGAAACAACGCAGGGGAGACACAAGATGAGATTACACCTGCGACTCATAACAACAACAATTGA
- the LOC108828045 gene encoding transcription factor UNE12 — protein sequence MASNNNNPHDNLSDQTPSDDFFEQILGLPNFSASSSDGGLGGGGAPPMMLQLGSGEEGGHMGGLGGGSGPTGFHNQMFPLGLSLEQGKGPGFLRPEVGGLGTGKRFSDDVMKPVFHGQPMQQPAPPAPHQPTSIRPRVRARRGQATDPHSIAERLRRERIAERIRALQELVPTVNKTDRAAMIDEIVDYVKFLRLQVKVLSMSRLGGAGAVAPLVTDMPLSSSVEDETSDGGRTPQPAWEKWSNDGTERQVAKLMEENVGAAMQLLQSKALCMMPISLAMAIYHSQPPDTSSVVKPETNPPPP from the exons ATGGCTAGTAACAACAACAACCCTCATGACAACCTTTCTGACCAAACACCTTCTGATGACTTCTTCGAGCAAATCCTCGGTCTCCCCAACTTCTCAGCCTCTTCATCCGACGGTGGGTTAGGCGGAGGAGGAGCACCGCCGATGATGCTGCAGCTGGGTTCAGGGGAGGAAGGAGGTCACATGGGTGGGTTAGGAGGAGGAAGTGGACCAACTGGGTTTCACAACCAGATGTTTCCTCTGGGTTTGAGTCTTGAACAAGGCAAAGGACCTGGCTTTCTTAGACCTGAAGTTGGTGGTCTTGGAACTGGGAAACGTTTCTCTGATGATGTCATGAAACCT GTTTTCCACGGGCAGCCGATGCAACAGCCAGCACCACCGGCGCCACATCAGCCTACATCAATCCGTCCTAGGGTTCGAGCTAGGCGTGGTCAGGCTACTGACCCACATAGCATAGCTGAAAGG CTTCGTAGGGAAAGAATAGCGGAACGGATCAGGGCGTTGCAAGAGCTTGTACCTACTGTTAACAAG ACAGATAGAGCTGCTATGATCGATGAGATTGTGGACTATGTAAAGTTTCTCAGGCTCCAAGTTAAG GTTTTGAGCATGAGTCGTCTTGGTGGAGCCGGTGCAGTTGCTCCACTTGTTACTGATATGCCTTTGTCATCATCAGTTgag GATGAAACTAGTGACGGTGGAAGGACACCACAACCCGCGTGGGAGAAATGGTCCAACGATGGCACTGAACGTCAAGTGGCTAAACTGATGGAAGAAAATGTTGGAGCAGCCATGCAGCTTCTCCAATCTAAGGCTCTTTGTATGATGCCAATCTCATTGGCTATGGCTATTTACCATTCTCAGCCTCCAGATACGTCTTCAGTGGTTAAGCCTGAGACGAATCCTCCTCCGCCGTAG
- the LOC108828239 gene encoding cullin-1, with the protein MERKTIDLDQGWDYMQTGITKLKRILEGLPEPQFDSEQYMMLYTTIYNMCTQKPPHDYSQQLYDKYREAFEEYINSTVLPALMEKHDEYMLRELVKRWSNHKVMVRWLSRFFYYLDRYFIARRSLPPLNEVGLTCFRDRVYNELHSKVKDAVIALIDKEREGEQIDRALLKNVLDIYVEIGMGQMERYEEDFESFMLLDSASYYSRKASSWIQEDSCPDYMLKSEECLRKERERVAHYLHSSSEPKLVEKVQHELLVVYANQLLEKEHSGCRALLRDDKVDDLSRMYRLYHKIVKGLEPVANIFKQHVTAEGNALVQQAEDTATNHAANTASVQEQVLIRKVIELHDKYMVYVVECFQNHTLFHKALKEAFEIFCNKTVAGSSSAELLATFCDNILKKGGSEKLSDEAIEDTLEKVVKLLAYISDKDLFAEFYRKKLARRLLFDRSANDDHERSILTKLKQQCGGQFTSKMEGMVTDLTLARENQNSFEEYLGNNPAANPGIDLTVTVLTTGFWPSYKSFDINLPAEMVKCVEVFKGFYETKTKHRKLTWIYSLGTCHLNGKFDIKPIELVVSTYQAAVLLLFNTTDKLSYTDILTQLNLSHEDLVRLLHSLSCARYKILLKEPNTKTVTQADTFEFNSKFTDRMRRIKIPLPPVDERKKVVEDVDKDRRYAIDAAIVRIMKSRKVLGHQQLVSECVEQLSRMFKPDIKAIKKRMEDLITRDYLERDKENPNMFRYLA; encoded by the exons ATGGAGCGCAAGACGATTGATTTGGACCAAGGATGGGACTATATGCAGACTGGTATCACTAAGCTGAAACGGATTCTCGAAGGCCTGCCTGAGCCGCAGTTTGACTCTGAGCAATACATGATGCTCTACAC GACTATCTACAACATGTGCACTCAGAAACCGCCTCATGATTACTCACAGCAGCTTTATGACAAGTATCGTGAAGCATTTGAGGAGTATATCAACTCAACT GTTTTGCCTGCTTTAATGGAGAAACATGATGAATACATGCTGCGGGAGCTGGTCAAAAGATGGTCTAACCATAAAGTTATGGTTCGATGGCTATCCCGCTTCTTCTACTATCTTGACCGTTACTTCATTGCTCGGAGATCACTTCCACCCCTGAATGAAGTTGGCCTGACCTGCTTCCGTGACCGG GTTTATAACGAGTTGCATTCCAAGGTCAAAGATGCTGTAATAGCGCTT ATTGATAAAGAACGTGAAGGCGAGCAGATTGATAGGGCTCTACTGAAAAACGTATTAGACATTTATGTAGAGATTGGAATGGGACAGATGGAAAGATACGAAGAAGATTTTGAAAGCTTCATGCTTTTAGATTCAGCATCTTACTATTCTCGCAAGGCATCAAGCTGGATCCAAGAAGATTCTTGCCCTGATTACATGCTGAAG TCTGAAGAATGTCTTAGAAAGGAGAGGGAGAGAGTGGCTCACTACCTTCACTCAAGCAGCGAGCCAAAGCTGGTCGAG AAAGTACAACATGAGCTGTTGGTTGTGTATGCAAATCAGCTTCTAGAAAAGGAGCACTCAGGGTGCCGTGCATTGCTGAGAGATGACAAG GTTGATGATCTCTCCAGGATGTACAGGCTTTATCATAAGATTGTTAAAGGTTTGGAACCTGTTGCAAACATATTTAAGCAG CATGTCACAGCAGAGGGTAACGCACTTGTCCAACAGGCCGAAGACACGGCCACTAATCATGCTGCAAATACTGCTAGCGTGCAGGAACAG GTTCTAATCAGAAAAGTCATTGAACTACATGATAAATACATGGTTTATGTGGTTGAGTGTTTCCAGAACCACACCCTCTTccacaag GCATTGAAAGAGGCATTTGAGATATTCTGTAATAAAACAGTCGCTGGAAGTTCTAGTGCTGAGTTGCTTGCAACATTTTGCGACAATATTCTCAAGAAGGGAGGAAGTGAAAAGCTGAGCGATGAAGCTATTGAAGATACCCTTGAGAAG GTTGTCAAATTGCTTGCTTATATAAGTGACAAAGATCTTTTCGCAGAGTTCTACAG GAAGAAGCTGGCCCGTAGGCTCTTATTTGATCGCAGTGCTAATGATGATCATGAGAGAAGTATCCTGACAAAGCTCAAGCAACAATGTGGTGGGCAGTTTACTTCGAAGATGGAGGGAATG GTGACTGATTTGACATTGGCAAGGGAAAACCAAAACAGCTTTGAGGAGTATCTAGGCAATAACCCCGCTGCAAACCCAGGGATTGATTTGACCGTCACTGTTCTTACCACTGGGTTTTGGCCAAGTTACAAATCATTTGACATAAATCTACCCGCTGAAATG GTCAAGTGTGTTGAAGTCTTCAAAGGGTTTTATGAAACGAAAACGAAGCATAGGAAACTTACCTGGATCTATTCACTAGGAACTTGTCACCTCAACGGAAAGTTCGACATTAAGCCCATTGAATTAGTTGTGTCTACGTACCAG GCTGCTGTGCTTCTGCTGTTCAACACAACGGACAAATTGAGCTACACTGATATCCTAACTCAACTGAACCTAAGCCACGAAGATCTAGTGAGGTTGCTTCATTCCTTGTCATGTGCTAGATACAAGATTCTTCTCAAGGAGCCAAACACAAAGACTGTTACCCAGGCTGATACTTTTGAATTCAACTCTAAATTCACCGATAGAATGCGGAGAATAAAG ATCCCTCTCCCACCTGTTGATGAAAGGAAGAAAGTTGTGGAAGACGTGGACAAAGACAGACGCTATGCGATTGATGCTGCCATAGTCAGGATAATGAAGAGCAGGAAAGTATTGGGACATCAACAGCTTGTTTCCGAGTGCGTCGAGCAGCTTAGCCGAATGTTCAAG CCTGATATCAAAGCGATCAAGAAGCGCATGGAGGATTTGATAACTAGGGATTATTTGGAGAGGGACAAGGAGAATCCTAACATGTTTAGGTACTTGGCTTAG